DNA sequence from the Armatimonadota bacterium genome:
GAGGGCGCTCGTGTACCTTACCCACGTGGCCGGGGACGCGCAGGAGATCTCCAACCTCAACCACTACATCGGCATGAAGGCGCTGGACGAGGCCGCGCCCGTGGAGCGGGCTCTGGCGATCCCCCTGGTGCTGCTGTTCGGCGCCCTCGCGGTGGTTTCAGGGAGCCGGCGGGGGCCGTGGCGCTGGCTGCTGCGGCTGCCGCTGGTGCTGTTCCCCCTGGGGTTCTTCGCGGACCTGAGCGCGTGGCTGTGGTACTACGGGCACTCCATGGACCCCACAGCGCCCATCCGCCTGGAGCCGTTCATGCCCGTGGTGCTGGGCCGTGGGGTGATCGCCCAGTTCAGGACCGTGGCCCAGTTCCACGTGGGCTTCTACCTGGCGCTCGGGGCGAGCCTGCTGGCCCTGTACGACCTGCGGCGCAAAGAGCCGCGGGCCGCGCAGGTCCGTGCGGAGAGCGTTGCACGCCCCGCGGAGGTGGCGGCCCGGTGAGGGGGCTTCTGGCCGCCGCCGTGGTGGCCTGGGCGATCTTCCCCGCGGCGGCCGGCCCACCGAGCCTGCAGGCGGTGGTCGACGCGGCACCCGCGGGTGGCGAGGTGGTGGTGCGGGGCGTGGTGCTGGGCCCCGTGGTGGTCCGCAAGCCGCTGCGGATCCTGGGCGAGCCCGGCGCCGTGGTGGACGGGGGCGGGCAGGGGACCGTGGTGCGGGTGGAAGCACCGGGGGTGTACCTGGGGCGGCTGGTG
Encoded proteins:
- a CDS encoding cytochrome C translates to MKAKTRGGLRQVGLVLGAAALLAASLAVPYWQLTLYAPQYPGGLRALVYLTHVAGDAQEISNLNHYIGMKALDEAAPVERALAIPLVLLFGALAVVSGSRRGPWRWLLRLPLVLFPLGFFADLSAWLWYYGHSMDPTAPIRLEPFMPVVLGRGVIAQFRTVAQFHVGFYLALGASLLALYDLRRKEPRAAQVRAESVARPAEVAAR